A section of the Bifidobacterium sp. ESL0728 genome encodes:
- a CDS encoding CarD family transcriptional regulator yields the protein MDYKVGDVVVYPRHGAAKVTAFEKRTVKGVTRDYLQLSVLSSDGLVIEVPVENAKKVGIRNIVDGKEVAKVFEILRTPIVDNEKMNWSRRYKLNVEKIATGEVNKIAEVVRDLAQRDVDEHGLSAGEKRMLTRARNILTSEIALSEKTDEDEAQHLLDVNLGYAEPTPEDAEHHSEAPEEPASQTLARIEAENKDAKGSKKKK from the coding sequence ATGGATTACAAAGTTGGAGATGTCGTCGTTTATCCGCGTCACGGTGCGGCGAAGGTGACCGCCTTTGAAAAACGTACGGTAAAAGGCGTGACGCGCGACTATCTGCAGCTTTCGGTACTTTCCAGCGATGGTCTGGTCATCGAAGTGCCGGTTGAGAATGCCAAGAAGGTCGGCATCCGCAACATCGTCGACGGCAAGGAAGTCGCCAAGGTCTTCGAGATTCTTCGCACGCCGATTGTCGACAACGAGAAGATGAACTGGTCGCGTCGCTACAAGCTGAATGTCGAGAAGATCGCCACCGGCGAGGTCAACAAAATCGCCGAAGTCGTGCGCGATCTGGCACAGCGTGATGTCGACGAGCACGGACTTTCCGCTGGCGAGAAGCGCATGTTGACGCGCGCCCGCAATATCCTCACCTCGGAAATCGCGCTTTCCGAGAAGACCGACGAGGATGAGGCCCAGCACCTGCTCGATGTCAATCTCGGGTATGCCGAACCTACGCCGGAAGATGCCGAGCATCATTCCGAGGCTCCCGAGGAACCGGCCAGCCAGACGTTGGCAAGAATCGAAGCTGAAAACAAGGATGCCAAGGGTTCCAAGAAAAAGAAGTGA